A window of Candidatus Nitrospira allomarina genomic DNA:
GTCCGAGGTCGCTTTTGAATCTGACCGTGCCACCGATCAAGAGAGTCCCTGCATAAAATTGGATGCCTTTTAACTGGGTCATACCCGCTGGATTGTAGTGCAGGGCTGAGGCATCATCGGCTTGGGCTGTAAAGGCCGCGCCTTGGCCGGTAGCCGAAGCTCCATGATCGAGAATACGAAAACCTTCAGCCCGAACTGTTTGAGGAGTGATAATGGTATTGAAGAGCCCAAGGATGAGGCATAGAGCGACCAGGCGGCAGATGATCAATGTCGTCACGTCTCCTCCTTGAGAGCGGGAACCGATCAGAAATTCCGGGGAAGTCTATGAAAAACAAGAGAAGATAGCAATCTTGATCAGGGATGAGCAACGAGTGACAATAGCGAAAGTCATACCTCCAGACCGGAGATTGCGGACTTCCTCTCTGTTTTTCGAAGAAGTTTAATTCATGCAGAGGGATTCCGTTCCCGTGGTCGGACAGGTGAATGTTGAAAAGGAGAATGGCATGCGGGTGAAAAAACTGTTGCATACGCGAATGCGAGTGAGTGACATGGAACAGACGCTGGGCTTTTATCGAGAGGTACTCGGGCTGGAAGTCGTGGAGCAAAAGGTATCGCCACGAGGTTCGCATCTGGCATTTTTGGCTGTCCCCAACAGTGAGGAATTGATTGAGTTGTGCAGTTTTCCGAGTAGCGGGACGGTCAAGGTTCAAGAGGATCTTGTGCATTTGGCTTTTGAAGTGGAGGATTTGGAACAGACGATTCAGGAACTCCAGGCCAAAGGTGTGCCGATCACGGATGGCCCCACCCAATCTTCCTCCGGCAGCCGGTTTATTTTTATCGATGCGCCGGATGGCTATGAAATTGAGTTGATACAACGACCAGCGGGAGTCGCCATCGTCTGATGATCAAGGTGACAAAACAAGAGATGAGGGAAACACCCACGAGCACTTCTCAGGTCCTCTCGGACCATCCAGGTCGCTTGAGCGGAATATTGAATAATCTTCCCAAGCAACCAGGGGTCTATCTCTTTAAAGATCGA
This region includes:
- a CDS encoding VOC family protein, producing MRVKKLLHTRMRVSDMEQTLGFYREVLGLEVVEQKVSPRGSHLAFLAVPNSEELIELCSFPSSGTVKVQEDLVHLAFEVEDLEQTIQELQAKGVPITDGPTQSSSGSRFIFIDAPDGYEIELIQRPAGVAIV